In Saccharicrinis fermentans DSM 9555 = JCM 21142, a genomic segment contains:
- a CDS encoding OsmC family protein has translation MSITVKTTYLGNLRTENIHLQSGAKIITDAPTDNRGKGEAFSPTDLLATSLGNCIMTIMGITAMDNDIDIEGTQLEITKIMAADPRRVAEVRMDFTFPDKAYSSQEKRLIEGVAGISPVPLSVHADLKQSIKFNW, from the coding sequence ATGAGCATTACTGTTAAAACTACTTATTTGGGAAACCTGAGAACAGAAAATATACACCTGCAGTCGGGAGCCAAGATAATTACGGATGCGCCGACGGATAATAGAGGTAAGGGTGAGGCCTTTTCACCAACCGATTTGCTGGCTACCTCGTTGGGAAATTGTATCATGACGATCATGGGTATTACGGCCATGGATAATGATATTGATATTGAGGGTACACAGTTGGAAATTACCAAAATAATGGCCGCGGATCCACGTAGGGTTGCGGAGGTGCGGATGGATTTTACATTTCCGGATAAGGCTTATAGCTCACAAGAAAAAAGACTCATAGAAGGTGTGGCCGGAATTAGTCCGGTTCCGTTGAGTGTTCATGCCGACCTTAAACAAAGTATCAAATTTAATTGGTAG